Proteins encoded by one window of Candidatus Schekmanbacteria bacterium RIFCSPLOWO2_02_FULL_38_14:
- a CDS encoding N-acetylglucosaminyldiphospho-UDP N-acetyl-beta-D-mannosaminyltransferase encodes MKTHESILDYNITTLSKTECISTILRWLENIEKHKYFICANPHSLELARNDSDFSAAIENADLVTPDGVGIVIASKILGGNIYDRITGSDVFIGLSNVLNKKRKYSYFFLGSTEKTLEKIKDRMKVVFPNIKIAGTYSPPFKEDFSKEDNSFMIEAINNAKPDVLWVGMTAPKQEKWIYHNKDKLNVSFIGAVGAAFDYFAGTKKRAPVWLQHLGLEWLPRLMLEPWRLWKRNFVSSPMFLGHVLIAMFKQVKSKS; translated from the coding sequence ATGAAAACACATGAGTCAATACTTGATTATAATATTACCACGCTATCGAAAACAGAATGCATTTCTACAATTCTTAGATGGCTTGAAAACATAGAAAAGCACAAGTATTTTATTTGTGCTAATCCGCATTCATTGGAACTTGCAAGAAATGACTCTGATTTTAGTGCGGCAATAGAAAATGCTGACCTTGTAACACCAGATGGAGTTGGGATTGTGATCGCTTCAAAAATATTAGGAGGGAATATTTATGATCGGATTACAGGAAGTGATGTTTTTATAGGTCTCAGTAATGTTTTGAATAAAAAAAGAAAATATAGTTATTTTTTTCTTGGTTCAACAGAGAAAACTCTTGAAAAAATAAAAGATAGGATGAAGGTTGTTTTTCCAAACATAAAAATTGCAGGGACATATTCTCCCCCTTTTAAGGAAGACTTTAGCAAAGAAGATAATAGCTTTATGATTGAGGCAATCAACAATGCAAAACCTGATGTGCTTTGGGTGGGCATGACTGCTCCAAAACAGGAAAAATGGATATATCATAATAAAGATAAGCTTAACGTTTCATTTATTGGTGCAGTTGGAGCAGCATTCGATTATTTTGCTGGTACAAAAAAGCGAGCACCTGTATGGTTACAACATCTTGGATTAGAATGGTTACCAAGGTTAATGCTAGAGCCTTGGCGATTGTGGAAACGAAATTTTGTTTCATCACCTATGTTCTTGGGACATGTTTTAATAGCAATGTTTAAGCAAGTAAAAAGCAAATCATAA
- a CDS encoding kinase, translated as MIITRTPFRISFFGGGTDYPGWYKGHGGVVLSTTFNKYCYISCRYLPPFFDYKNLIRYRIREETQSIDEIKHPAVRECLRFMGIDRGVEIVHTSDVPARSGIGSSSSFTVGLLNALYALKGKIITKRQLASDAIHVEQKLIKENVGSQDQVATTFGGFNKIEFGGEEEFYVYPITIQQEKIDILQSHLLLFFTGFSRNASNIAVEQIKQLNNKISELSAMKQMVGEAISILDRDSNDLTDFGKLLHESWIIKKNLTSLITNGRIDEIYEVSIKAGALGGKLLGAGGGGFILLFAKPEYHNHIKEKLKNLIYVPLGFEKLGSQVVLYSTQDFY; from the coding sequence ATGATTATTACAAGAACGCCGTTTCGTATTTCATTTTTTGGTGGTGGGACGGATTATCCAGGTTGGTATAAAGGACATGGAGGTGTTGTTCTTAGCACGACATTTAATAAATACTGCTACATTAGTTGTAGATATCTTCCACCTTTTTTCGATTATAAAAATTTAATCAGGTATAGAATACGTGAGGAGACTCAAAGTATTGACGAAATAAAACATCCTGCGGTTCGTGAGTGTTTGAGATTTATGGGGATTGATAGAGGCGTGGAAATAGTACATACAAGCGATGTCCCTGCACGTTCAGGAATAGGTTCCAGCTCATCTTTTACTGTGGGATTGCTAAACGCGCTCTACGCTCTAAAAGGAAAAATTATAACCAAAAGACAGTTGGCTTCAGATGCGATTCATGTGGAGCAAAAATTAATCAAAGAAAATGTGGGTTCACAGGATCAGGTGGCTACGACGTTCGGGGGCTTTAACAAAATTGAATTTGGCGGAGAAGAGGAATTTTATGTTTATCCCATTACTATTCAACAGGAAAAAATAGATATACTTCAATCTCATCTCCTATTATTCTTTACTGGATTTTCAAGGAATGCATCTAACATTGCTGTCGAACAGATAAAACAACTCAACAACAAAATATCTGAATTAAGTGCAATGAAGCAAATGGTGGGTGAAGCCATTAGTATTCTTGACCGTGATTCAAATGATCTCACTGATTTTGGCAAACTACTTCATGAATCATGGATTATAAAGAAAAATCTTACCAGTTTAATAACTAACGGCAGGATAGATGAAATTTATGAGGTTTCAATAAAAGCAGGTGCCTTAGGTGGTAAACTGCTTGGTGCTGGAGGCGGTGGTTTTATACTTTTATTTGCCAAGCCTGAATATCACAACCATATAAAGGAAAAATTAAAAAATCTTATATATGTTCCTTTAGGTTTTGAAAAGTTAGGGAGCCAAGTGGTTTTATATTCCACACAAGATTTCTATTAA
- a CDS encoding dTDP-4-dehydrorhamnose 3,5-epimerase, with product MIEVCETYLSGVLLIKPTFFEDHRGEYFEIYSKELYKSKGIDIDFVEDDISIATRGVLKGVHGDDRTWKLISCLHGKFYLMVINYDEFSNNYGKWQSFVLSDVNKHQVLVPPKHGNGHLCLSEKSIFHYKQSHYYDPSRQFTIKWNDPRFNIWWPIKNPILSMRDERGDFVK from the coding sequence ATGATTGAAGTGTGCGAGACATATCTAAGTGGTGTTTTGTTAATTAAACCTACTTTTTTTGAAGATCATAGGGGGGAATATTTTGAGATATATAGTAAAGAATTGTACAAATCTAAAGGGATAGATATAGACTTTGTTGAAGATGACATCTCGATTGCTACAAGAGGAGTATTAAAGGGCGTGCATGGGGATGACCGAACGTGGAAGCTAATTTCATGTCTGCATGGCAAATTTTATTTAATGGTCATCAACTATGATGAATTTTCAAATAATTATGGTAAATGGCAGTCTTTTGTATTGTCTGATGTTAATAAACATCAGGTACTTGTGCCACCCAAACATGGCAATGGTCATCTCTGTTTGAGTGAAAAGTCCATTTTTCATTATAAACAGTCTCATTATTATGATCCATCAAGACAATTTACAATCAAATGGAATGATCCAAGATTTAACATTTGGTGGCCTATCAAAAATCCTATATTGTCTATGCGAGATGAGCGTGGTGATTTCGTTAAATGA